In the genome of Maniola jurtina chromosome 3, ilManJurt1.1, whole genome shotgun sequence, one region contains:
- the LOC123880769 gene encoding zinc finger protein Xfin — MLSHHDDDDDNHLCIKCNATIIGLDNYIKHRKQNCGKPKNDPKPDLPTIDPLEPSYSLGADVFFQSLQLQSSVKKSPLSRLTPPAQTPKATDKKTAHAVASTSRDIPRMSPIESNLRGEDWIGGHSLRIGSNEDNQTKLINAVASISGSVKKDLPSTSYNISTYNDYKGDDESEESDDSEDDEEEEAHDVKWKPSPNYTGGKWRPASPEHEDWDMKDEQDHDRDYDYDAPPPEHTKGKWVPGANEKTQIMQTTIQSKGSVQYWCGPCNRRLGSRTIYEKHLMSNLHMRKVLPEHELEFSGHLEPIRNVEKRSTRPSIFANESPKLQPHKKKQKLEPKVIKMKKKKRKRKSYFVQCSGCKSRVRTHLMGKHLISHYHFRKATDIKSDVDDRQLILDNIEAIVHQAPFQCSPCKFYTNWLSTFMQHWYSEEHELTVSTIDGRYWCSFCKFECETSQEMLNHMSSSEHSEVVAVINRSMPIIIRKKTVLSCATCDKEFRYNMEIKRHCLKAGHALAITATDNYQELHRCQHCKQKFKSSVTLAAHLKSSHKQKAFFCLVCSKTFATSEEAKRHRQTSEHRIRRKENMSQRGLDTKDLSKKCPYCTEKVILKNILELKDHIRRIHPNIKKKCPKCGKSFIFSQEVSRHIRDNACTFQKAEILNSSILWNCSQCIFTTDSQAECFFHEVLHTEPLTETKSDGKNKTVQKYPCPICSKNFKKASLRLHLRQHTFERPFICSICGANFTRQSSLANHSKSEHGGLDSRVPKLTPLDVRMTNIIVETLKCSKCKKNFGDSLELTEHSTTCEAEERRCSHDQCSYIASTAAQLKRHLRTHGERKKQYDCPTCGFKTDQASHMKRHLVCHEGIKPYACPHCEFTCGSLENLRKHVLRSGRHPGMPLYRCRVASCSFRADRAAALRAHLVTAHPDSYDTKSALLAVKRHLMKETPVST; from the exons ATGCTGTCGCACCACGACGATGACGACGACAACCACCTCTGCATCAAGTGCAATGCGACGATCATCGGCCTCGACAACTACATTAAACATAGAAAACAAAATTGCGGTAAACCCAAAAATGACCCAAAACCAGATCTACCAACCATCGATCCATTAGAACCGTCATACAGCCTTGGCGCTGATGTCTTTTTCCAATCCCTTCAATTACAGAGTAGCGTCAAAAAATCTCCACTGTCCCGACTCACTCCCCCCGCACAGACTCCTAAAGCTACCGATAAGAAAACCGCACACGCAGTCGCATCAACATCTAGAGATATCCCAAGAATGAGTCCCATAGAAAGTAATTTAAGAGGAGAAGATTGGATCGGTGGACATAGTTTAAGAATAGGAAGCAACGAAGATAACCAGACTAAACTAATAAACGCTGTTGCAAGTATAAGTGGCTCGGTCAAAAAAGACCTTCCAAGTACATCTTATAATATTAGCACTTATAATGATTATAAAGGTGATGACGAATCAGAAGAGTCCGATGACTCTGAGGAtgatgaagaagaagaagctCATGACGTGAAATGGAAACCTTCACCGAATTACACAGGCGGTAAATGGCGTCCAGCCTCTCCTGAACATGAAGATTGGGATATGAAAGACGAACAGGATCATGATcgtgattatgattatgatgcaCCACCCCCCGAACATACGAAAGGAAAATGGGTACCGGGGGCTAATGAGAAAACACAAATTATGCAAACTACCATCCAATCTAAAGGATCCGTTCAGTACTGGTGCGGACCATGCAATCGAAGATTAGGTTCAAGGACCATTTACGAGAAACATCTCATGTCAAATTTACATATGCGTAAAGTTCTTCCAGAACATGAGCTAGAATTTTCAGGTCATTTAGAACCAATACGAAATGTAGAAAAACGTTCGACACGCCCTTCTATTTTCGCTAACGAAAGTCCAAAATTGCAGCCACATAAAAAGAAGCAAAAATTAGAAcctaaagtaattaaaatgaaGAAAAAGAAGAGGAAACGAAAATCTTATTTCGTTCAATGCTCAGGATGCAAATCGCGAGTACGGACACACTTAATGGGAAAACACTTGATATCCCATTATCATTTCAGAAAAGCTACTGATATAAAAAGTGACGTGGACGATCGACAGTTGATTCTTGACAATATAGAAGCCATCGTCCATCAAGCTCCCTTTCAATGCAGTCCATGCAAATTCTATACGAACTGGCTTTCAACTTTCATGCAACACTGGTATTCTGAAGAGCATGAGCTCACCGTTTCTACGATAGATGGTAGATATTGGTGCTCCTTTTGCAAGTTCGAGTGTGAAACGTCGCAAGAAATGCTGAATCATATGTCGAGTTCAGAACACAGCGAAGTTGTGGCAGTCATAAACAGATCCATGCCTATAATCATAAGGAAGAAGACAGTTTTAAGTTGCGCGACGTGTGATAAAGAATTTCGTTATAACATGGAGATTAAACGGCATTGCTTAAAAGCTGGTCACGCTCTAGCTATTACAGCTACTGATAATTACCAAGAATTACACAGGTGCCAACATTGCAAACAAAAGTTTAAATCCTCTGTTACGTTGGCAGCACATTTGAAATCTAGTCACAAGCAGAAGGCATTCTTTTGTCTCGTATGTTCAAAGACTTTTGCTACCTCGGAAGAAGCCAAGCGACATCGGCAGACTTCAGAGCACAGAATTCGTAGGAAAGAGAATATGAGTCAAAGAGGACTTGATACTAAGGATTTGAGTAAGAAATGCCCTTATTGTACTGAAAAAGTCATCTTGAAAAATATCCTGGAACTCAAAGATCATATTAGGCGAATCCATCCAAACATCAAGAAAAA ATGTCCCAAATGTGGAAAATCGTTCATCTTTTCTCAAGAAGTGAGTCGACATATTCGGGACAACGCTTGCACATTCCAAAAGGCGGAGATACTAAATTCCTCCATTCTCTGGAACTGTAGCCAGTGCATCTTCACCACCGACTCTCAAGCTGAGTGTTTCTTCCACGAAGTCCTTCACACTGAACCCCTGACTGAAACTAAAAGTGATGGAAAGAATAAAACTGTTCAGAAGTACCCCTGTCCAATTTGCTCGAAGAATTTCAAGAAAGCATCCCTTCGACTACATTTAAGGCAGCACACTTTTGAAAGGCCATTCATATGCTCGATTTGTGGAGCAAATTTCACGCGTCAATCTAGTCTGGCAAATCATTCGAAGAGCGAGCATGGAGGTTTGGACTCTCGAGTCCCGAAGTTAACTCCACTGGATGTCAGGATGACTAATATTATTGTGGAGACATTAAAATGTAGCAAATGCAAGAAGAATTTTGGAGACAG CCTCGAATTAACTGAGCACTCTACCACCTGCGAGGCAGAAGAGAGACGCTGCTCCCACGATCAGTGCTCCTACATCGCGTCCACTGCAGCACAACTAAAAAG ACACCTTCGAACGCATGGGGAACGTAAAAAACAGTACGACTGTCCGACTTGTGGTTTCAAAACAGACCAGGCGAGTCATATGAAGAGGCACCTCGTATGCCATGAGGGTATCAAGCCGTATGCTTGTCCACATTGCGAGTTCACTTGTGGGAGTTTG GAGAATCTGCGCAAGCACGTGCTGCGCAGTGGACGCCACCCCGGCATGCCGCTGTACCGCTGCCGCGTCGCATCGTGCAGCTTCCGCGCCGACCGCGCCGCCGCGTTGCGCGCGCACCTCGTCACAGCGCACCCTGACTCCTACGACACCAAGAGTGCTCTACTTGCTGTCAAGCGACACCTGATGAAGGAGACACCAGTTTCAACATAG